GTCGGTCAGCCACTTCCCCAACGGCACCAGCGACCACATCCCGGGCCACGACATCCTCAACCCGGCCTTCGGCGACGCCGGCAAGCGCACCCACGAGCGCGAGCAGGGCGGCGCGTCCGACTGGACCGACCCCCGCGAGACCGGCGCCCTGCCCGACGTCTACATCACCATGGGCCAGACCGCCGAGAACGTGCAGCAGGTCCTCGGCATGTCGCGCGAGGAGCAGGACGCGTTCGCCGTCCGCAGCCAGAACCTCGCCGTCCAGCGCATCGAGGAGGGCTTCTGGGCCCGCGAGATCACCCCGGTCACGCTCCACGACGGCACCGTCGTCACCGCCGACGACGGCCCGCGCCCCGGCACCACCCTGGAGGGCGTCAGCGGCCTCAAGCCGGTCTTCCGCCCCGACGGCACCGTGACCGCCGGCAACGCCTGCCCGCTCAACGACGGCGCCGCCGCCCTGGTGATCATGAGCGACGTCCGGGCCAGGGAGCTCGGCCTCACCCCGCTCGCCCGGATCGTCTCGACGGCCGTCACCGGGCTCTCCCCGGAGATCATGGGCCTCGGCCCGGTCGAGGCGATCCCGGCCGCCCTGAAGAGCGCCGGCCTCGGCCTCGACGACATCGACCTCTTCGAGATCAACGAGGCGTTCGCCGTGCAGTCGCTCGGCTCCGCGCAGCAGCTCGGCATCCCGCTGGAGAAGCTCAACGTCAACGGCGGCGCCATCGCCGTCGGCCACCCGTTCGGCATGACCGGCGCCCGCATCACCGCCACGCTCGTCAACTCGCTCCAGTGGCACGACAAGCAGTTCGGCGTCGAGTCCATGTGCGTCGGCGGCGGCATGGGCATGGCCATGGTCATCGAGCGCCTCAGCTGAGACGCCTCAGCTGAGACAGGGAGTACGAAGACATGAAGCGTTTCGAAGGAAAGACCGCGATCGTCACCGGAGCCAGCCGCGGCATCGGCCTGGCCATCGCCGAACGGCTCGTCTCCGAGGGAGCCAGGGTCGTCATCACCGGCCGCACCAAGGAGACGCTCGACCAGGCGGTCGCCGACCTCGGCGGCCCCGCCCACGCGCTCGGCGTCACCGGCAAGGCCGCCGACCCCGCCCACCAGGCCGACACCGTCCGCCGGGCGATCGAGACGTTCGGCAGCGTCGACCTGCTGGTGAACAACACCGGCGTCAACCCGGTGTACGGCCCGATGGTCGAGCTCGACCTGGAGGCCGCCCGCAAGATCGTCGAGACCAACTGCCTGGCCGCGCTCTCCTGGATCCAGCACGTCCACGGGGCGTGGATGAAGGAGCACGGCGGCTCGATCGTCAACGTCGCCTCGGTCTCCGGCGTCAAGCCGGCGCCCATGATCGGCATGTACGGCGCGAGCAAGGCGATGCTGCTCTCGATGACCGAGCTCCTGGCCGTCGAGCTGGGACCGGACATCCGGGTCAACGCGATCGCGCCGGCCGTCGTCAAGACGAAGTTCGCCACCGCCCTGTACGAGGGACGTGAGCAGGAGCTCGCGAACGCCTACCCGCTCAAGCGGCTCGGCGAGCCCGAGGACATCGGCAGCGTCGTCGCCTTCCTGCTCTCCGCGGACGCCGCCTGGCTCACCGGCCAGAACGTCGTCATCGACGGAGGCGTCACGCTCGTGGCAGCGGCCTCGTGACCGCCTCCGGGCAGGGACGGGCACCGGCCGCAGCGGTCGAGGCCGTCGTCCTCGACTACGGCGGCGTGCTCACCCGGCCCGTCAAGGAGTCGATCGCGGCCTGGATCGAGGCCGACGGCATCGACCCGCAGTCCTTCTCCCGGACCCTCAAGGCCTGGATGTCCCGCGGCGCGCCCGCCGGCACTCCGGTCCACCGTCTGGAGACCGGCGAGCTGACCGTCGCGGAGTTCGACGCCCTGCTCGCCGCGGAGCTCACGACGACCGACGGCCGGCCGGTCGACCCGGTCGGCGTGCTGTCCCGGCTCTTCGCCGGGATGCGCCCCGACCCGGAGATGTTCGAGCTCGTCGAGGAGCTGCGCGAGCTCGGCGTCCGGGTCGCGCTGCTCTCCAACAGCTGGGGCAACACCTACCCGCGCGAGCGGATCGACGGACTGTTCGACCCCGTCGTCATCTCCGGCGAGGTCGGCCTGCGCAAGCCGCAGGCCCCGATCTACGAGCTGACCCTGACGCGCCTCGGCGTCCCCGCCGGGAGCGCCCTCTTCCTCGACGACGCCGAGCCCAACGTCCTCGGCGCGCGAGCCGTCGGGATGCGGGCCCACCTGCACGTCGACGCCCCGTCCACCCGCGCGGCGCTCGCCGCGCTCGTCCCGGGGCTGCGCCCCACGCCGAACGGAGCCCCCGTATGACCACCCCACGGACGTTCGACGGCATCGTCGAGCTCGAGGGCGGCGACAAGCCGGTGTGCGTGGCCGACACCGTCACCGTGGTGGTGCCGTGACGACCGGCCGCTCTTCGTCCACGCCGGGCCTCGACCTGGACGGGCTCGGCGGCTGGCTCGGCGCCCACGTCCCCGGTGCCGGCTCCGACCTGTCGGCGACGCTGGTCGCCGGGGGCAAGTCCAACCTGACCTACCGGGTCACCGACGGCACCACCACCTGGATCGTCCGCCGACCGCCCCTCGGCCACGTCCTCGCCACCGCCCACGACATGGGCCGCGAGTACCGCGTGATGAGCGCCCTGCGCGACACCGCGGTCCCGGTGCCGCGCACGTACGGCTTCTGCGACGACCCCGAGGTCCTGGGAGCGCCGTTCTACGTGATGGCGTGCTGCGCGGGGACCCCGTACCGGCTCGCCTCCGAGCTCGTCCCCCTCGGCGAGCAGCGCACCCGGCTGATCTCGGAGCGGCTCGTCGACACCCTCGTCACGCTGCACCAGGTGGACCCGGCGGCCGTCGGTCTCGCCGACTTCGGGCGCCCCGAGGGCTATCTGGAGCGCCAGGTCCGCCGCTGGAGGAAACAGCTCGACGCCTCGTACAGCAGGGACCTCCCGGCAGCCGACGAGCTCTACCGCCGGCTCGCCGCCGACGTCCCCACGGAGTCGGGCAGCGGCATCGTCCACGGCGACTACCGGCTCGACAACCTGCTGGTCGACGAGGACGACCGGGTGACGGCCGTGCTCGACTGGGAGATGGCCACGCTCGGCGACCCCCTGTCCGACCTCGCGCTGATGGCCGTCTACAACCGGCTCGGCGAGGTCGTCGGCGACGCAGGCGTCAGCACCGTCGCGGGCGCGCCCGGCTGCCTCACCGAGGCCGAGACGATCGAGCGGTACGCCGCGGGCAGCGGCCGTGACCTGTCCCGGTTCGGCTTCCACCTCGGCCTGGCCGCGTTCAAGCTCGCCGTGATCATCGAGGGCATCCACTACCGCCACCGCAGCGGCCACACGGTCGGGGACGGCTTCGAGACCCTCGGCGAGGCCGTCGATCCACTGCTCGACGCCGGCCTTTCCGCACTGAAGGAGACGTACTGATGGAATTCCGGTTCGACACCAGGACCGAGGAGCTGCGCGCGTCCCTGCTCGAGTTCATGGACCGGCACGTGTACCCGGCCGAGGCGGTCTTCCACGAGCAGCAGGCGGAGCTCGAGGACCCCTGGGCCTGGGACTCGGTCCCGGTCCTCCAGGAGCTGCGGACCGAGGCCCGCAAGCGGGGCCTGTGGAACCTCTTCCTGCCGGGGGAGGAGGGCGGGGGCCTGACGAACCTCCAGTACGCCCCGCTGGCGGAGATCAGCGGGCGCAGCCTGCACCTCGCGCCCCCGGCGATGAACTGCGCGGCGCCGGACACCGGCAACATGGAGGTGCTGCACATGTTCGGCACCCCGGAGCAGAAGAAGCGCCTGCTGGAACCGCTGCTCGCCGGTGAGATCCGCTCGGCGTTCGCGATGACCGAGCCGAACGTCGCCTCCTCCGACGCCACCAACATCGGCACGTCGATCGTCCGTGACGGCGACGAGTACGTGATCAACGGCAGCAAGTGGTGGATCACGGGGGCGATGAACCCCAACGCGAAGATCTTCATCGTGATGGGCAAGACCGACCCGGGCGCCGAGCGGCACCGCCGGCAGTCGATGATCCTCGTCGAGCGGGACACCCCCGGCTTCGAGATCCACCGGGGCATGGAGGTCTTCGGTTACGACGACCGCGAGCACGGCGGTCACGCCGAGCTGACCTTCACCGACGTACGGGTGCCTGCGGCGAACCTGATCGGCGGCGAGGGCGACGGCTTCGCCATCGCCCAGGCGCGCCTCGGCCCGGGCCGGATCCACCACTGCATGCGCTCGATCGGCATCGCCGAGCGGGCCGTCGAGCTGATGTGCGCCCGCGCCGAGGAACGCGTCGCCTTCGGCAGGCCGATCGCCGATCAGGGCGTCATCCGCGACTGGATCGCCGAATCGCGCATCCGCATCGAGCAGTTGAGGCTGCTCGTGCTCAAGACCGCGTGGCTGATGGACACCGTCGGCAACAAGGGCGCGCACGCCGAGATCCAGGCCATCAAGATCGCGACCCCGTCGACGGTGCAGTGGATCCTCGACAAGGCGATCCAGGTCCACGGGGCCGGCGGTCTTTCCCAGGACTTCGTGCTGGCCAACATGTACGCCCACATCCGCACCCTGCGGTTCGCCGACGGCCCGGACGAGGTCCACAGGAACGCCCTGGCGAAGAGCGAGCTGCGGCAGCAGGCGAAGGCGCGCGCGGCGCGGGCGTCGATGGCGCCCGACGGCCACGCGTAGGACGAGGACCCGTGCCCCGTTCCTGATGTCCGACGGGGCGGAGAGCGTAGGAGCGCGACGAGTCGCTCGTCAATATGAGCTATCCCCTTTGGACCGCCGGTGTCGTGAGGAGACCGGGGACCCCTAACGTGAGCCCATCCTCGACCAGGGGCCCCGGTGAGTTCGCCGTGCCGCGGAGCGGTCACTCGCGATGGGTAGGTGCAGTGGTGTGGCATGACACCGCCGGCACGCTTCCGGTCGACGTGGGAGCGGACCGCTTCTGATCAGGTCGAGACTCGAATCAGAGTCGAAGTAGAGAACAGTCGTCGACGGCAACTGCAGCGAACGGAGAACACTCGTGATTGTCGGAGTCCTCAAGGAAGCGCGGGCAGGTGAGAACCGCGTCTCGGCCACACCGGCCACGATCGAACCGATCCGCAAGCTGGGGTACGAGGTGGTCGTCGACTCCGGCGCGGGTGTCGCGGCGGGCTTCACCGACAGCGCCTATGAGGCCGCCGGTGCGACCGTCGGAGACGCGGCGGCCGCGGACGTGGTCCTCGGGGTCAACGCCCCGAGTCCCGCTCAGCTGGACGCGGTACGGCCGGAGGCGACGGTGATCGCGCTGTTCGCCCCGGCGTTCGACCCCGCGATGGTCGAGGAGCTGGGCCGCCGGCCGTTCACGGCGCTGTCGATGGACGCCGTGCCGCGCATCAGCCGGGCACAGTCAATGGACGTGCTGTCGTCGATGGCGAACATCGCCGGCTACCGGGCCGTCATCGAGGCCGCGCACGAGTTCGGGCGGTTCTTCACCGGCCAGGTGACCGCGGCGGGCAAGGTGCCGCCGGCGAAGGTGCTGGTCGCGGGCGCCGGTGTCGCGGGTCTGGCCGCGATCGGTGCGGCGGGCTCGCTCGGCGCGATCGTACGGGCGACCGACCCGCGGCCCGAGGTGGCCGACCAGGTCCGGTCGCTGGGCGGCGACTACCTGTCGATCGAGTCCCCCGAGGTCGAGGTCTCGAAGACGGGCTACGCCAAGGAGATGGGCGACGACTACAAGGCCCGCGAGGTCGAGCTCTACGCCGCGCAGTGCCGTGAGGTCGACATCGTCATCACCACCGCGCTGATCCCCGGGCGCCCCGCGCCGACGCTGATCACCGCGGAGATGGTCGCGAGCATGAAGCCGGGCTCGGTGATCGTCGACATGGCCGCCGCCAACGGCGGCAACGTCGTCGGCACCGTGAAGGGCGAGAAGATCGTCACCGAGAACGGCGTGACGATCATCGGCTACACCGATCTGGCCGGCCGGCTGCCGGCGCAGGCCTCGCAGCTGTACGGCACGAACCTCGTGAACCTGCTGAAGCTGATGACGCCGGACAAGGACGGCTGCCTGGTCCTCGACTGGGACGACCCGGTGCAGCGCTCGATCACCGTCGTACGCGAGGGCGAGTCGGCGTGGCCGCCCCCGCCGGTGCAGGTCTCGGCGGCCCCGGCCCCCGCGGCGGCGGCCGAGGCGAAGCCCTCGCCGGTGAAGGTGCCGATGACGGCGAAGCAGAGGTTCGGCGGTGTGGCCGTCGCCGCGCTGGCGCTGTTCCTCGCCGCCGGGTTCGCGCCGGCGGCGCTGCTGCCCCATGTGACGGTCTTCGTCCTCGCGATCGTGATCGGGTACTACGTGATCGGCCATGTGCACCACGCACTGCACACGCCGCTCATGTCGGTGACGAACGCCATCTCCGGGATCATCGTCGTCGGTGCCCTCCTGCAGATCGGGCATTCGAGCACGGCGGTCACGGTGCTGTCGTCCGTGGCGATCCTTCTGGCCAGTATCAACGTCTTCGGCGGCTTCGCGGTGACGCGTCGCATGCTCGCCATGTTCAACCGGAGCTGACATGTCTGCCACCATCGCCGCTCAGGCGGCCTACCTCGTTGCCGCGCTGCTGTTCATCCTCGCGCTGGCAGGACTCTCCAAGCACGAGTCCGCACGGCTCGGCAACGCCTTCGGCATGCTCGGCATGGGCGTCGCCCTCGTCGCGACGATCGTGCTCGCGATCGACGGCGACATCAGCACCGCGGGCCTCGGCCTGATGGCCGTCGCCATGCTGATCGGCGCACTGATCGGTCTGCAGCGGGCCCGGGGCGTCGAGATGACCGGCATGCCCGAGCTGATCGCGCTGCTGCACTCCTTCGTCGGTCTGGCGGCCGTGCTGGTCAGCTGGAACGGCTTCCTGAACGTCGAGCACGAACCCGAGGGCCACGAGGCCAAGGCCCTGGAAGCGCTCGGCACCCTCGGCATCCACCACGCCGAGGTGTTCATCGGCCTGTTCATCGGCGCGG
The DNA window shown above is from Streptomyces vietnamensis and carries:
- a CDS encoding phosphotransferase family protein, yielding MTTGRSSSTPGLDLDGLGGWLGAHVPGAGSDLSATLVAGGKSNLTYRVTDGTTTWIVRRPPLGHVLATAHDMGREYRVMSALRDTAVPVPRTYGFCDDPEVLGAPFYVMACCAGTPYRLASELVPLGEQRTRLISERLVDTLVTLHQVDPAAVGLADFGRPEGYLERQVRRWRKQLDASYSRDLPAADELYRRLAADVPTESGSGIVHGDYRLDNLLVDEDDRVTAVLDWEMATLGDPLSDLALMAVYNRLGEVVGDAGVSTVAGAPGCLTEAETIERYAAGSGRDLSRFGFHLGLAAFKLAVIIEGIHYRHRSGHTVGDGFETLGEAVDPLLDAGLSALKETY
- a CDS encoding SDR family oxidoreductase, encoding MKRFEGKTAIVTGASRGIGLAIAERLVSEGARVVITGRTKETLDQAVADLGGPAHALGVTGKAADPAHQADTVRRAIETFGSVDLLVNNTGVNPVYGPMVELDLEAARKIVETNCLAALSWIQHVHGAWMKEHGGSIVNVASVSGVKPAPMIGMYGASKAMLLSMTELLAVELGPDIRVNAIAPAVVKTKFATALYEGREQELANAYPLKRLGEPEDIGSVVAFLLSADAAWLTGQNVVIDGGVTLVAAAS
- a CDS encoding HAD family hydrolase, producing the protein MTASGQGRAPAAAVEAVVLDYGGVLTRPVKESIAAWIEADGIDPQSFSRTLKAWMSRGAPAGTPVHRLETGELTVAEFDALLAAELTTTDGRPVDPVGVLSRLFAGMRPDPEMFELVEELRELGVRVALLSNSWGNTYPRERIDGLFDPVVISGEVGLRKPQAPIYELTLTRLGVPAGSALFLDDAEPNVLGARAVGMRAHLHVDAPSTRAALAALVPGLRPTPNGAPV
- a CDS encoding acyl-CoA dehydrogenase family protein, whose translation is MEFRFDTRTEELRASLLEFMDRHVYPAEAVFHEQQAELEDPWAWDSVPVLQELRTEARKRGLWNLFLPGEEGGGLTNLQYAPLAEISGRSLHLAPPAMNCAAPDTGNMEVLHMFGTPEQKKRLLEPLLAGEIRSAFAMTEPNVASSDATNIGTSIVRDGDEYVINGSKWWITGAMNPNAKIFIVMGKTDPGAERHRRQSMILVERDTPGFEIHRGMEVFGYDDREHGGHAELTFTDVRVPAANLIGGEGDGFAIAQARLGPGRIHHCMRSIGIAERAVELMCARAEERVAFGRPIADQGVIRDWIAESRIRIEQLRLLVLKTAWLMDTVGNKGAHAEIQAIKIATPSTVQWILDKAIQVHGAGGLSQDFVLANMYAHIRTLRFADGPDEVHRNALAKSELRQQAKARAARASMAPDGHA
- a CDS encoding Re/Si-specific NAD(P)(+) transhydrogenase subunit alpha yields the protein MIVGVLKEARAGENRVSATPATIEPIRKLGYEVVVDSGAGVAAGFTDSAYEAAGATVGDAAAADVVLGVNAPSPAQLDAVRPEATVIALFAPAFDPAMVEELGRRPFTALSMDAVPRISRAQSMDVLSSMANIAGYRAVIEAAHEFGRFFTGQVTAAGKVPPAKVLVAGAGVAGLAAIGAAGSLGAIVRATDPRPEVADQVRSLGGDYLSIESPEVEVSKTGYAKEMGDDYKAREVELYAAQCREVDIVITTALIPGRPAPTLITAEMVASMKPGSVIVDMAAANGGNVVGTVKGEKIVTENGVTIIGYTDLAGRLPAQASQLYGTNLVNLLKLMTPDKDGCLVLDWDDPVQRSITVVREGESAWPPPPVQVSAAPAPAAAAEAKPSPVKVPMTAKQRFGGVAVAALALFLAAGFAPAALLPHVTVFVLAIVIGYYVIGHVHHALHTPLMSVTNAISGIIVVGALLQIGHSSTAVTVLSSVAILLASINVFGGFAVTRRMLAMFNRS
- a CDS encoding acetyl-CoA C-acetyltransferase; its protein translation is MPEAVIVSTARSPIGRAGKGSLKDMRADELTVQMVRAALAKVPELDPREITDLMLGCGLPGGEQGWNMGRNVAVLSGYDHLPGTTITRYCSSSLQTTRMAFHAIKAGEGNAYISAGVESVSHFPNGTSDHIPGHDILNPAFGDAGKRTHEREQGGASDWTDPRETGALPDVYITMGQTAENVQQVLGMSREEQDAFAVRSQNLAVQRIEEGFWAREITPVTLHDGTVVTADDGPRPGTTLEGVSGLKPVFRPDGTVTAGNACPLNDGAAALVIMSDVRARELGLTPLARIVSTAVTGLSPEIMGLGPVEAIPAALKSAGLGLDDIDLFEINEAFAVQSLGSAQQLGIPLEKLNVNGGAIAVGHPFGMTGARITATLVNSLQWHDKQFGVESMCVGGGMGMAMVIERLS